Proteins found in one Plasmodium gaboni strain SY75 chromosome 13, whole genome shotgun sequence genomic segment:
- a CDS encoding hypothetical protein (conserved Plasmodium protein, unknown function), with amino-acid sequence MKNRFFFVLSLFLYVTILDITLTSLIQKNILKENVDKEYMNAFLFINNSQKYCEKDNIILAYNSDKLYNLNNVLNFCESKKNCDFISYTPKRILRNSIYYKDEEPLKNTGANWICKGDTWIYSRQKKDWIIAIKDEHIRNQMKNFDNIFLNMTGECHKENIIMKITKYITPKEAAHECKRIINCKFIILNYKKKLGSKSLNDDKAIFCSHTPINRISKLGSMIA; translated from the exons atgaagaataggtttttttttgttttatccctttttttatatgtaacCATATTAG ATATCACGTTGACATCTcttattcaaaaaaatatattgaaagAGAACGTTGACAAAGAATATATGAACgcttttcttttcattaATAATTCACAAAAA TATTGTGAAAAGGACAACATAATCTTAGCATACAATAGt gacaaattatataatttaaataacGTTCTTAACTTTTGTGAATCAAAAAAGAATTGTGATTTTATATCTTATACACCCAAACGAATATTAAGAaattctatatattataaagatGAAGAACCCTTAAAAAATACGGGAGCTAATTGGATTTGTAAAG GAGATACTTGGATATATTCTCgtcaaaaaaaagattGG ATTATAGCTATTAAGGATGAACATATAAGaa ATCAAATGAAAAACTTCGACAATATTTTCCTCAACATGACGGGT GAATGTCAtaaggaaaatataataatgaaaattacaaaatatattactcCCAAAGAAGCAGCACATGA ATGcaaaagaattataaactgtaaatttatcatatta aattataaaaaaaagcTAGGTTCAAAATCACTGAATGATGATAAAGCTATCTTTTGTTCTc ACACACCAATAAATAGAATAAGTAAACTCGGTTCCATGATAGCTG
- a CDS encoding ethanolamine-phosphate cytidylyltransferase, with the protein MRNQFLVDTVYNHGYMRKFLSILRSVKKNDKFDYIMKLCENTNIEEDEELYKVFINELHNISNTSSSRRKKNDNGSNESTNNISNNKEIYSNNTHFEDMKDINSSISNNSEEINEFEIDSSTSTQEKTKETRIYVDGIFDLSHSGHFNAMRQAKKLGDIVVVGINSDEDALNSKGVKPIYTQEERGALIAGCKWVDEVVIGTKYNVDMELLEKYNCDYAAHGTDLAYDKNGTCCYEEVRKFNKLKIFERSYGISTTTIINHLLQAVNNSDYYSSSNNNNINNNNNNNNNTLVNSNNNNNNNDTNSVSTNEISDINNETNYVYNTNTNSEQLDNFNRNKDNPTILEITEEQIYNSELGISDDNKTKVSEQQHDIDTSPKNLLNRNRCHITTSQIYQFIDNNELIKKKKNKKVVYVDGSFDIFHIGHLRILENAKKLGDYLLVGLHSDDVVQKMKGKYFPVVSLLERTLNVLSMKVVDDVVIGAPWVITESFIKRFHIDVVVRGTIVDYIYSNNEIDPYDIPKKLNIYEELSSESNITTYEIIQRIE; encoded by the exons atgagAAACCAATTTTTAGTTGACACGGTTTATAACCATGGATACATGAGAAAATTTCTTAGTATTTTGAGGAgtgtaaaaaaaaatgataagtttgattatataatgaaacTATGtgaaaatacaaatatagAAGAGGAtgaagaattatataagGTATTTATAAATGAGTTACATAATATAAGTAATACCTCTTCATcaagaagaaaaaagaatgaTAATGGTTCTAATGAAAGTACTAATAATAttagtaataataaagaaatttATAGTAATAATACTCATTTTGAAGATATGAAAGATATTAATAGTTCAATATCCAATAATTCAGAAGAAATTAATGAATTTGAAATAGATTCTAGTACATCAACTcaagaaaaaacaaaagaaaCAAGGATATATGTGGATGGAATATTTGATTTATCTCATTCTGGACATTTTAATGCAATGAGACAAGCTAAAAAATTAGGAGATATAGTAGTTGTAGGTATAAATTCAGATGAAGACGCATTAAATTCAAAAGGAGTGAAACCAATATATACACAAGAAGAAAGAGGAGCTTTAATAGCAGGCTGTAAATGGGTAGATGAAGTTGTTATAGGTACGAAATATAATGTAGATATGGAAttattagaaaaatataattgtGATTATGCTGCACATGGAACTGATTTAGcatatgataaaaatggTACCTGTTGTTATGAAGAAGTACgaaaatttaataaattaaaaatatttgaaagAAGTTATGGTATATCAACCACAACTATTATAAATCATTTATTACAAGCAGTAAATAATTCTGATTATTATTCAtcatcaaataataataatatcaataataacaataataataataataatactcttgtcaatagtaataataataataataataatgatacAAATAGTGTATCAACAAACGAAATCAGTGATATTAATAACGAAACtaattatgtatataacACAAATACAAATTCAGAACAACttgataattttaataGAAACAAAGATAATCCAACCATTCTTGAAATTACGGAGGAGCAAATTTATAACTCAGAATTAGGTATTTctgatgataataaaacaaaGGTCAGTGAACAACAACATGATATAGATACATCACCAAAAAACCTCCTTAATAGAAATAGATGTCATATTACAACATCACAAATATATCAATTcattgataataatgaattaattaaaaaaaagaaaaataaaaaagttGTATATGTTGATGGCTCTTTTGATATATTCCATATAGGACATCTTAGAATTTTAGAAAACGCAAAAAAATTAGGAGATTATCTATTAGTAGGATTACATTCTGATGATGTTGTCCAAAAAATGAAAGGAAAATATTTCCCAGTTGTATCATTATTAGAACGAACATTAAATGTTTTATCAATGAAAGTTGTAGATGATGTTGTTATAGGAGCTCCTTGGGTCATAACAGAAAgttttattaaaagattTCATATTGATGTTGTTGTAAGAGGTACCATTGttgattatatttattcaaataatGAAATTGATCCGTATGATATTCCgaaaaaattaaacatatatgAAGAATTATCTTCCGAATCG AATATTACAACTTATGAAATTATTCAGCGAATTGAAA
- a CDS encoding leucine-rich repeat protein: protein MQNILNNDEVKNIIEKNEGYYSVMELNDVLYLNNKLYTKIECLQNLHNLKTLYLNNNALEKIDGLDCCINLIALYLNCNQIKKIENLNNLRRLRILNLEDNNIFLVENLDYLDCLEDLNLSNNCLGSKGSPNISILHKNKNIHILNLSNNKINEDILDDLLMLENLSILYLMNNPILLTYNNYRKLFIHKLKRLTFLDYKPIKTDERRCVEAFFEGGTLKEQEEMQKIEKQKKLQHRNSIECIILIKNIILKNI, encoded by the exons atgcagaatattttaaataatgatgaagttaaaaatattatagaaaaaaatgaaggATATTATTCCGTCATGGAATTAAATGATGTTCtttatttgaataataaattatataccAAAATAGAATGTCTTCAGAATCTACataatttaaaaacatTATATCTAAACAATAACG CTTTAGAAAAAATAGACGGACTTGATTGTTGTATAAATCTTATTGCTCT atatcTCAACTGcaatcaaataaaaaaaattgaaaattTGAATAACTTGAGGAGATTGAGAATATTAAATTTGGaggataataatatatttcttgTAGAAAATTTGG ATTATTTAGATTGCCTAGAAGATTTAAATTTAAGCAATAATTGCTTAGGTAGTAAAGGATCACCAAATATTTCCATATTAcataagaataaaaatatacatattttaaacttaagcaataataaaataaatgagGACATTTTAGACGATTTGTTAATGTTAGAAAATCTGTCTATTCTGTATTTAATGAACAACCCAATC TTATTgacatataataattacagaaaattatttattcataaatTGAAAAGGTTAACCTTTCTGGATTATAAACCAATTAAAACGGATGAGAGAAG ATGTGTTGAAGCCTTTTTTGAAGGTGGAACGTTAAAAGAACAAGAAGAGATGcaaaaaatagaaaaacaaaaaaaattacaacACAGGAATTCAATTgaatgtattatattaataaaaaatataattttaaaaaatatatga
- a CDS encoding hypothetical protein (conserved Plasmodium protein, unknown function): MRVSNLTSLLKNGKVNKRRKQNSMCFLFWGVKRYESTRVVSKNETKDNIKNKECSENKNNYESSEICSSFEEKKNTNININKNDSYIKMNEELNENIKHSNLSRKTYDILKYYDDNKNIIKTTRYILKEHINYNIYIKELNTFYNYFYNAYPFFITKYINYFKEHILMNYNDNIKTNSFFSNYKNNEDIKKFLSLFHYFNDKNNLFINNHHVQKIILKSLDCPNNVTQFLRGLKDNIYFINNKNKKDLLEIKKMFCEKIIECIDNINDINKKIEILLYLSNICDKDKTYDSIYYIHINKKIEQIYNELNKKNKKTVEDQYMMFLLYKEYLSSKNEKYAKMDIKNFLSQELSFYNFLKNENINICLLSLIYRDLSFLNNYEIKYVLMNLVYSKISCSDFFLYSSKEDLLNNKNIKNHVLFKEHNNNMNINESNILKVENYKLNDHHDNNNMNTQINHNNNMLNSGIRNFFANSLLRNNFFASLRNEDMTHSSNILNYNSHNVNNTNIYNYVFYNLLTSIIQLNESQKRSFDVIFLNKMKLFLLHNQKHNHNLLIPYILKIKENVDYMNNFLFMNNIFLIKYVLKYKHIFSNNLYLYILNVFSNTIHMIKKDHHFTDINKRNINLLNDCKKIINYFINEIYYSINLYTLKEFIQFVNLLNKFPSNFTFEIKNNLYHQNENKIENINKCNIYDNNIMDITNILHFNNENISSKLDNNIKYDNNDNNNNIINKNPNIPSNIKDNNKNIIKSNISDKQNNVLYSSILNKNNFKTKKNTHTIINKDDFIILISLSIFNEINEDFILKIKEKEKDIIKNNNIQYQYQIYEYIIEHHYIPFINNTSNYVHLLNQKYDENTREQIMNYFIMFTYINQLDISEICSLVNVMYKINKFQSFIDFYISKHIQKLLNEKLEHVMYSKGSGKKKEMGNYEFDENYLDDYISKMNIEKSINNVDNINKVDNINKVDSTNIVNNPNSVNENDSVLSSHFEQINLNTHFIYTSNFEKYYYDYDMNTSIINLFILLNEKSQTRNMLATFLPYIDYTKINIFKINLNKFFSSSYINNETNNEKENIIKVKEENERYKDKLNKINNFNTTPFDNNTDTTCNNNNNNNNNNNNNNSHSNYYSDKSASYTNILNGLFGDSFNINKNEHNQNINNNYEEYTLNHPVIYNIIQSRLRYNINLKNYLENNEKDITNEETKQFLKKEILSLQNITSLISYINNIKENNTNYDNNNNIMNSINNFNNINCINNNDNNNYSSVHMDLLNLALKNLIFCKNDIVDIKSYRLISNVLLNINNIYQKIYISSKYSYLNILIMNYIKRMETFLPFFNLQDYLQILQIYIKYNLSNIYMKYLYILNNELNKINIKNINYPFVYVILYFYFKLNYVNETFVFKLLNHYISSLKQQQYYMDSSIIQNLIKTNDVLINLCVKNKEVLYFNYMILQKYGNFKDNLELEENIEIDQKNNEVLEQNNMEHINEHITSAIKINDNSVSTNHMSSSFHPKEEKEQNINMNHLENNTNNNYNNNNKNNNNNYQNTHYMEQNNENTINYNFDTTQYNNLEGNQKESTSQEEIDNSSYNTNDINYNSNQINQINNTNNSVQKNIVTSKFELSLNQKLNIMYFLCKFHFYNETIKMFYLQVINECMNNKNANLNDEDYCKLYEIYVQVILNFYFLSFNKNNKYINYILSNLPCYYWYKREEDKLNFFLSSKEYNNIHHILKLVNLPFLVPTLTEIYFIHLFNDSKNDNYNNHIPNNCLHYYQKYNLLIDDIKNKNIAILCVPEENELRDGNHGKRILMNESYYIYENIKKTYATSLLFLSEWNGLSTEGKCDYILKVIHSAINN; encoded by the exons atgAGAGTATCAAATTTGACTTCTTTACtaaaaaatggaaaagtaaacaaaagaagaaaacaaaattccatgtgttttttattttggGGGGTAAAGAGATATGAAAGCACAAGGGTAGTATCAAAAAATGAAACTAaggataatataaaaaataaagaatgtagtgaaaataaaaataactATGAAAGTAGTGAAATATGTTCTTCTTTtgaagaaaagaaaaatacaaacataaatataaataaaaatgatagttatataaaaatgaatgaagaattaaatgaaaatataaagcATAGTAATCTTAGTAGAAAGACATATgacatattaaaatattatgatgataataaaaatataataaaaacaactagatatatattaaaagaacacattaattataatatatatattaaagaattaaatacgttttataattatttctataatgcttatcctttttttataacaaaatatataaattattttaaagaacatatattaatgaattataatgataatatcaaaacaaattctttttttagtaattataaaaataatgaagatataaaaaaatttttatcattatttcattattttaatgataaaaataatctttttataaataatcatcatgtacaaaaaattattttaaaaagtCTCGATTGCCCAAATAATGTTACACAATTTTTAAGAGgtttaaaagataatatatattttattaacaataagaataaaaaggatttattagaaataaagaaaatgttTTGTGAGAAAATAATCGAATgtattgataatattaatgatataaataaaaaaatagaaattttattatatctttctaatatatgtgataaggataaaacatatgattctatatattatatacacattaataaaaaaatagaacaaatttataatgagttaaataagaaaaataaaaaaactGTAGAAGATCAATATATGATGTTCTTActatataaagaatatcTTTCATCAAAAAATGAGAAGTATGCTAAAATggatataaaaaattttctttctcaagaattatcattttataattttttaaaaaatgaaaatattaatatatgtttattaagtttaatatatcgtgatttatcctttttaaataattatgaaatTAAATATGTCTTGATGAATTTGGTTTACTCAAAAATTAGTTGTTCCgatttttttctttattctTCTAAAGAggatttattaaataataaaaatattaaaaacCATGTCCTATTCAAGgaacataataataacatgaatataaatgaaagtaatatattaaaagtggaaaattataaattaaatgatcatcatgataataataatatgaatacTCAAATTAATcacaataataatatgttaaatAGTGGAATTCGTAATTTCTTTGCTAACTCTTTATTGagaaataatttttttgcTTCTCTTAGAAATGAAGACATGACACATTCatcaaatatattgaattataattctcataatgtaaataatactaatatatataattacgttttttataatttacTTACATCTATTATACAATTAAATGAATCACAGAAAAGATCGTTTGATGTTATTTTTctaaataaaatgaaattgtttttattacataACCAAAAACATAATCATAATCTTCTAAttccatatattttaaagattaaagaaaatgtagattatatgaataactttttatttatgaataacatatttttaataaaatatgtgttaaaatataaacatatattttcaaataatttatatttatatatacttaatGTTTTTTCTAATACTATTCATATGATTAAGAAGGACCATCATTTTAcagatataaataaaagaaatatcaacttattaaatgattgtaaaaaaattattaattattttataaatgaaatatattattctatAAATCTATATACACTAAAAGAATTTATACAGTTTGTTAATTTGTTGAATAAATTCCCTTCAAATTTTACTTTcgaaattaaaaataatttatatcatcaaaatgagaataaaatagaaaatataaataagtgtaatatatatgataataatataatggatataacaaatattttacattttaataACGAAAATATAAGTAGCAAActagataataatattaaatatgataataatgataataataataatataataaataaaaatccAAATATACCATCAAACATAAaggataataataaaaatataattaagTCTAACATTAGTgataaacaaaataatgtTCTATACTCTTCCattttaaacaaaaataatttcaaaacaaaaaaaaatacacacactattattaataaagaTGATTTTATTATACTAATATCTCTATCAATATTTAACGAAATTAATGAagattttattttaaaaattaaagaaaaagagaaagatataattaaaaataataatatacaatatcaatatcaaatatatgaatatataattgagcatcattatattccttttattaataatacatcaaattatgttcatttattaaatcagaaatatgatgaaaatacAAGAGAGCAAATTATGAACTATTTTATCATgtttacatatattaacCAATTAGATATATCAGAAATATGTTCACTAGTAAATGTaatgtataaaataaataaatttcaATCCTTCATAgacttttatatatctaaaCATATACAAAAATTGTTGAATGAAAAATTGGAACATGTAATGTATTCTAAAGGAAGTGGGAAGAAAAAAGAGATGGGTAATTATGAATTTGATGAAAATTATTTGGACGACTATATAAGTAAAATGAACATTGAGAAAAGTATAAACAATGTggataatataaataaagtggataatataaataaagtGGATAGCACAAACATTGTTAACAACCCAAACAGTGTGAATGAGAATGATTCTGTTTTGTCCTCCCATTTTGAGCAAATCAATTTAAATAcacattttatatacacTTCCAActttgaaaaatattattacgATTATGATATGAACACAAGCATTATTAActtgttcatattattaaatgaaaaaagCCAAACAAGAAATATGCTTGCAACATTTTTACCTTATATAGattatacaaaaattaatatttttaaaattaatttaaataaattcttttcttcatcttatataaataatgaaacAAATAATGAAAAGGAAAACATTATAAAGgtaaaagaagaaaatgaacGATATAAAGACAAattaaacaaaattaataatttcaaCACCACCCcttttgataataatacaGATACTACATgcaataataataataataataataataataataataataataatagtcATAGTAATTATTACAGTGATAAAAGTGCAAGTTATACTAATATATTGAATGGGTTATTTGGTgattcttttaatataaacaaaaatgaacataaccaaaatattaataataattatgaagaATATACACTTAACCACCCTgtcatatataatattatacaaaGTAGACTAAggtataatattaatttgaaaaattatttagaaaataatgaaaagGACATCACGAATGAAGAAACAAAACAATTTTTaaagaaagaaatattatcattGCAAAATATAACAAGTTTGATaagttatataaataatataaaagaaaataataccaattatgataataataataatattatgaatagtataaacaattttaataatataaattgtattaataataatgataacAATAATTATTCTTCTGTACATATGGATCTTTTAAATTTGGCCTTAAAAAATCTGattttttgtaaaaatGATATTGTAGATATTAAAAGCTATAGATTGATATCTAATGtgttattaaatataaataatatttatcaaaaaatatatatatcatcaaaatattcatatttaaatatacttataatgaattatattaaGCGTATGGAAACGTTTTTACCATTTTTTAACTTACAGGattatttacaaatattacaaatatatataaaatataatttatcaaacatttatatgaagtatttatatattttaaataatgaattaaataaaataaatataaaaaatattaattatcCTTTTGTATATGTTATCTTATATTTCTACTTCAAATTAAATTATGTAAATGAAACATTTgtatttaaattattaaatcattatatatcttcattaaaacaacaacaatattatatggaTTCATCTATTATACAAAATCTAATTAAAACTAATGATGTCTTAATTAATTTGTGTGTAAAAAACAAGGAAGTActttattttaattatatgattttacaaaaatatGGTAATTTTAAGGATAATTTAGAATTAGAGGAAAATATAGAAATCGACCAAAAGAATAATGAAGTACttgaacaaaataatatggaacatataaatgaaCACATTACATCAGcaattaaaataaatgacAATAGCGTAAGTACAAATCATATGTCATCATCTTTTCATCCTAAGGAAGAGaaagaacaaaatataaatatgaacCACTTAGAAAAcaatacaaataataattataataataataataaaaataataataataattatcaaaatACTCATTATATGgaacaaaataatgaaaatacaATAAACTATAATTTTGACACAACACAATATAATAACTTGGAAGGAAATCAAAAAGAATCTACTTCCCAAGAAGAAATAGATAATTCATCCTATAATACAAATGAcattaattataattcCAATCAAATTAATCAAATcaataatacaaataatagTGTTCAGAAAAACATTGTTACATCCAAATTCGAATTATCATTAAACCagaaattaaatattatgtacTTTCTTTGCaaatttcatttttataatgaaacaataaaaatgttttacTTGCAAGTAATAAATGAATgtatgaataataaaaatgcTAATCTCAATGATGAAGATTATtgtaaattatatgaaatatatgtaCAAGTCATACtcaatttttatttcctttccttcaataaaaataataaatatattaattatattttaagCAATCTTCCTTGTTATTATTGGTACAAAAGGGAAGaagataaattaaatttttttttatcatcaaaagaatataataatatacacCATATACTCAAATTGGTAAATTTACCTTTTCTCGTACCTACATTGACCGAAATTTACTTTATTCATTTGTTTAATGATtcaaaaaatgataattacAATAATCATATACCAAATAATTGTTTgcattattatcaaaaatataacttGCTTATTGAcgatataaaaaataagaatattgCAATTTTATGTGTTCCAGAGGAAAACGAATTACG gGATGGAAATCACGGTAAAAGGATATTAATGAATGAGagttattatatttatgagaatattaaaaagaCCTATGCAACTTCGTTGTTATTTCTAAGTGAA tGGAATGGCTTAAGTACAGAAGGAAAATGtgattatattttaaaggTTATTCATTCAGcaataaataattaa